A genome region from Geodermatophilus bullaregiensis includes the following:
- a CDS encoding glycosyltransferase family 4 protein has product MAEQAPLAGRRVAEVLATSTGGVGTHLRSLLPALAGAGATVTVCGPAATDALFGFSSAAAFSPVEISAGLDPVADVRAGVALRRALAGADLVHAHGLRAGLVAAAAVRLRGGRRPLVVTLHNALPDRSGPLRRVLARAERATVRAADVVLAASGDLAGNARRLGARDVRVAPVAAPALPPATRTRDDVRAELGLTDGRPLVLAVGRLHPQKGYDVLLDAAATWAAAPRPPLVAVAGDGPLQAELAARVDAGRLPVTLLGRRTDVADLLAAADLAVLPSRWEARSLTAQEALRAGTPLVASRAGGLPELLGDAAELVPPGDAAALAEAVGALLADPSRATALAAAGRERAAGWPDEAATARQLVAVYRELLGPPGGDAG; this is encoded by the coding sequence GTGGCTGAGCAGGCCCCGCTGGCCGGCCGCCGGGTCGCCGAGGTGCTGGCCACCAGCACCGGTGGCGTCGGCACCCACCTGCGCTCGTTGCTGCCGGCGCTGGCCGGTGCGGGGGCGACGGTCACCGTCTGCGGGCCGGCCGCCACCGACGCGCTGTTCGGCTTCTCGTCGGCCGCCGCGTTCTCGCCGGTGGAGATCTCCGCCGGTCTCGACCCGGTCGCCGACGTCCGCGCCGGGGTGGCGCTGCGCCGGGCGCTGGCCGGCGCCGACCTGGTGCACGCCCACGGGCTGCGCGCCGGGCTGGTGGCCGCGGCCGCGGTGCGCCTCCGGGGCGGGCGCCGCCCCCTCGTCGTCACCCTGCACAACGCCCTGCCCGACCGCTCCGGCCCGCTGCGGCGGGTGCTCGCGCGGGCCGAGCGGGCCACCGTGCGCGCCGCCGACGTCGTCCTGGCCGCCTCCGGTGACCTCGCCGGCAACGCCCGCCGGCTCGGCGCCCGGGACGTGCGGGTGGCCCCGGTGGCCGCGCCGGCGCTGCCGCCCGCGACGCGCACCCGGGACGACGTCCGCGCCGAGCTGGGCCTGACCGACGGGCGCCCGCTGGTGCTCGCCGTCGGCCGGCTGCACCCGCAGAAGGGCTACGACGTCCTCCTCGACGCCGCGGCGACCTGGGCCGCCGCGCCGCGCCCGCCGCTGGTCGCCGTCGCCGGGGACGGGCCGCTGCAGGCCGAGCTGGCCGCCCGCGTCGACGCCGGGCGGCTGCCGGTGACCCTGCTCGGCCGCCGCACCGACGTCGCCGACCTGCTCGCCGCCGCCGACCTCGCCGTCCTGCCCTCGCGGTGGGAGGCGCGCTCGCTGACCGCGCAGGAGGCGCTGCGGGCCGGGACGCCGCTGGTGGCCAGCCGCGCCGGTGGCCTGCCCGAGCTGCTCGGCGACGCAGCCGAGCTGGTGCCGCCCGGGGACGCCGCGGCGCTGGCGGAGGCGGTGGGCGCGCTGCTCGCCGACCCCTCCCGCGCGACCGCGCTGGCCGCCGCCGGGCGGGAGCGGGCCGCCGGGTGGCCCGACGAGGCGGCCACCGCGCGGCAGCTGGTCGCCGTCTACCGAGAGCTGCTCGGGCCACCGGGAGGCGACGCGGGGTGA
- a CDS encoding copper transporter: MIDFRYHLVSLIAVFLAIALGLVIGATQLSGPLLDNLQGQVTSLQEDKRALETQTQDLQAQADTSNAFESAVAPALVQGTLTDRSVLLVLASEDVTTDTVEEVTALVTEAGGTVSGQITVQPEYSDPASEPGLQSYVTGPGRPTGVQLPETDDTGQLVGALLAQVLMIPADPAAPAPDTAAVSTVFAGLSALEVLSQDSDAVTPADVAVVLTAGAPDAEEAADRTDSLVDLVTALDAAGSGAVVAGDGESAGETGLVGVVRADPQVSAAVSTVDNVTSPAGQISTVLALGREGEGTSGKYGTGEDTQPVPPVPAAVP, encoded by the coding sequence GTGATCGACTTCCGCTACCACCTGGTCTCGCTGATCGCGGTCTTCCTCGCCATCGCCCTCGGCCTGGTCATCGGCGCGACCCAGCTGTCCGGCCCGCTGCTGGACAACCTGCAGGGTCAGGTGACCTCGCTGCAGGAGGACAAGCGGGCCCTGGAGACCCAGACGCAGGACCTGCAGGCCCAGGCCGACACGAGCAACGCCTTCGAGTCCGCCGTCGCCCCGGCCCTCGTCCAGGGCACCCTCACCGACCGCAGCGTGCTGCTCGTGCTGGCCTCCGAGGACGTCACCACCGACACCGTCGAGGAGGTCACCGCGCTGGTGACCGAGGCCGGCGGCACGGTCAGCGGGCAGATCACCGTGCAGCCCGAGTACAGCGACCCGGCCAGCGAGCCGGGCCTGCAGAGCTACGTCACCGGCCCGGGCCGCCCGACCGGCGTGCAGCTGCCGGAGACCGACGACACCGGCCAGCTCGTCGGCGCGCTGCTCGCCCAGGTGCTGATGATCCCGGCCGACCCCGCGGCGCCGGCGCCCGACACCGCCGCCGTCTCCACCGTCTTCGCCGGGCTCTCCGCGCTGGAGGTCCTCTCGCAGGACTCCGACGCGGTGACGCCGGCCGACGTCGCCGTCGTGCTCACCGCCGGCGCCCCGGACGCCGAGGAGGCCGCCGACCGGACCGACTCCCTCGTCGACCTGGTCACCGCGCTGGACGCCGCGGGCTCGGGCGCCGTCGTCGCCGGGGACGGCGAGTCCGCAGGGGAGACCGGCCTGGTCGGCGTCGTCCGTGCCGACCCCCAGGTCTCCGCGGCGGTCTCCACCGTCGACAACGTGACCAGCCCCGCCGGCCAGATCAGCACCGTGCTGGCGCTGGGCCGCGAGGGCGAGGGCACCTCGGGCAAGTACGGCACCGGCGAGGACACCCAGCCGGTGCCGCCGGTGCCCGCCGCCGTCCCGTGA
- the ald gene encoding alanine dehydrogenase, whose translation MQVGVPREVKNREYRVALTPAGVTELTRAGHTVLVEQGAGEGSSIPDADFAAAGARIVADADDVWADADLLLKVKEPVEEEYGRLRAGQTLFTYLHLAASRACTEALLASGTTAIAYETVQTANGALPLLAPMSEVAGRMAPQVGAHSLERAHGGRGVLLGGVSGVYAAKVVVLGAGVSGMNAAAIALGMQAEVVVLDRDVDKLRAADRIYQGHLQTVASNSYEVERAVLDADLVIGAVLVPGAKAPTLVGNDLVKRMKPGSVLVDIAVDQGGCFEDSRPTTHDEPTFRVHESVFYCVANMPGAVPNTSTHALTNVTLPYVMALADRGTRPAVTADPALAHGVNVVAGQVVLAEVAEAHGMSAVPWEEVLS comes from the coding sequence ATGCAGGTCGGGGTGCCCCGAGAGGTCAAGAACAGGGAGTACCGGGTGGCGCTGACCCCGGCCGGGGTCACGGAGCTGACCCGGGCGGGGCACACGGTGCTCGTCGAGCAGGGCGCGGGGGAGGGCTCGTCCATCCCGGACGCCGACTTCGCCGCCGCCGGCGCGCGGATCGTCGCCGACGCCGACGACGTGTGGGCCGACGCCGACCTGCTGCTCAAGGTCAAGGAGCCGGTCGAGGAGGAGTACGGGCGGCTGCGCGCCGGGCAGACGCTGTTCACCTACCTGCACCTGGCCGCCTCGCGGGCCTGCACCGAGGCGCTGCTCGCCTCGGGCACCACGGCGATCGCCTACGAGACCGTGCAGACGGCGAACGGCGCCCTGCCGCTGCTGGCGCCGATGAGCGAGGTCGCCGGGCGGATGGCGCCGCAGGTCGGCGCGCACAGCCTGGAGCGCGCGCACGGCGGCCGCGGGGTGCTGCTCGGCGGGGTGTCGGGCGTCTACGCGGCGAAGGTCGTCGTCCTCGGCGCCGGGGTGTCGGGCATGAACGCCGCCGCCATCGCCCTGGGCATGCAGGCCGAGGTCGTCGTCCTCGACCGAGACGTGGACAAGCTGCGCGCCGCCGACCGGATCTACCAGGGCCACCTGCAGACCGTCGCGTCCAACTCCTACGAGGTCGAGCGCGCGGTGCTCGACGCCGACCTGGTCATCGGCGCGGTGCTGGTGCCGGGCGCGAAGGCACCCACGCTGGTGGGCAACGACCTGGTGAAGCGGATGAAGCCCGGGTCGGTGCTCGTCGACATCGCCGTCGACCAGGGCGGCTGCTTCGAGGACAGCCGGCCCACGACACACGACGAGCCGACCTTCCGCGTGCACGAGTCGGTGTTCTACTGCGTGGCGAACATGCCCGGTGCCGTCCCGAACACCTCGACGCACGCCCTGACCAACGTGACGCTGCCCTACGTCATGGCCCTGGCCGACCGGGGGACGCGGCCGGCGGTCACCGCCGACCCCGCGCTGGCGCACGGGGTCAACGTCGTCGCGGGGCAGGTCGTGCTGGCGGAGGTCGCCGAGGCGCACGGGATGAGCGCCGTGCCGTGGGAGGAGGTCCTGTCCTGA
- a CDS encoding CTP synthase — protein MGRPGTRDQSASSRLLHNSQPTKFVFVTGGVVSSLGKGLTASSLGALLSGRGLRVTMQKLDPYLNVDPGTMNPFQHGEVFVTEDGAETDLDIGHYERFLDTDLTGRSNVTTGQVYSDVIAKERRGEYLGDTVQVIPHITNEIKARILAAAEAGTDDDESVDVVITEIGGTVGDIESLPFLEAARQVRHEIGRDNVFFLHISLVPYIAPSGELKTKPTQHSVAALRNIGIQPDALVCRADREIGTSLKRKISLMCDVDNEGVIACPDAPSIYDIPKVLHREGLDAYVVRRLGLPFRDVDWTVWGDLLDRVHSPKQTVTIALVGKYVDLPDAYLSVSEALRAGGFAHRSRVQIRWVPSDDCRTPEGAAHALGDVDGVCVPGGFGVRGIEGKLGAIRYARTNGIPTLGLCLGLQCMVIEYARNVTGLERANSAEFDPDTTDPVIATMATQVDVIAGERGMGGTMRLGSYPAALQRGSVVAAAYGSTEITERHRHRYEVANAYRERLGEAGLVFSGTSPDGLLVEFAELPREVHPFFVGTQAHPELKSRPTRPHPLFAAFVQAAIERQESARLPVPVDVDAEAEKVGI, from the coding sequence GTGGGTCGACCTGGAACACGTGATCAGTCCGCCTCGAGTCGCCTCCTCCACAACTCCCAGCCGACGAAGTTCGTCTTCGTCACCGGTGGGGTCGTCTCCTCCCTCGGCAAGGGCCTGACGGCCAGCTCGCTCGGTGCGCTGCTGTCCGGCCGCGGCCTGCGGGTGACCATGCAGAAGCTGGACCCGTACCTCAACGTCGACCCCGGGACGATGAACCCGTTCCAGCACGGCGAGGTCTTCGTGACCGAGGACGGCGCCGAGACCGACCTGGACATCGGTCACTACGAGCGCTTCCTCGACACCGACCTGACCGGGCGGTCGAACGTCACCACCGGGCAGGTCTACTCCGACGTGATCGCCAAGGAGCGGCGCGGGGAGTACCTGGGCGACACCGTGCAGGTCATCCCGCACATCACCAACGAGATCAAGGCCCGCATCCTGGCCGCGGCCGAGGCCGGCACCGACGACGACGAGTCCGTCGACGTGGTCATCACCGAGATCGGCGGCACGGTCGGCGACATCGAGTCGCTGCCCTTCCTGGAGGCCGCCCGGCAGGTGCGCCACGAGATCGGCCGCGACAACGTCTTCTTCCTGCACATCTCGCTGGTGCCCTACATCGCCCCCTCGGGCGAGCTGAAGACCAAGCCGACCCAGCACTCGGTGGCCGCGCTGCGCAACATCGGCATCCAGCCCGACGCGCTGGTCTGCCGGGCCGACCGCGAGATCGGCACCTCGCTCAAGCGCAAGATCAGCCTGATGTGCGACGTCGACAACGAGGGCGTCATCGCCTGCCCCGACGCGCCGTCCATCTACGACATCCCCAAGGTGCTGCACCGCGAGGGCCTCGACGCCTACGTCGTCCGCCGGCTGGGCCTGCCCTTCCGCGACGTGGACTGGACCGTGTGGGGCGACCTGCTCGACCGGGTGCACAGCCCGAAGCAGACGGTGACGATCGCGCTCGTCGGCAAGTACGTCGACCTGCCCGACGCCTACCTGTCGGTCAGCGAGGCGCTGCGCGCCGGCGGGTTCGCCCACCGCAGCCGGGTGCAGATCCGCTGGGTGCCGTCGGACGACTGCCGGACCCCCGAGGGTGCGGCGCACGCGCTCGGCGACGTCGACGGCGTCTGCGTGCCCGGCGGGTTCGGCGTCCGCGGCATCGAGGGCAAGCTCGGCGCCATCCGCTACGCCCGCACCAACGGCATCCCCACGCTCGGGCTGTGCCTGGGCCTGCAGTGCATGGTCATCGAGTACGCCCGGAACGTGACGGGCCTGGAGCGGGCCAACTCCGCCGAGTTCGACCCCGACACCACCGACCCCGTCATCGCCACCATGGCCACCCAGGTCGACGTCATCGCCGGCGAGCGCGGCATGGGCGGCACCATGCGGCTGGGCAGCTACCCGGCGGCGCTGCAGCGGGGCTCGGTCGTGGCGGCGGCCTACGGCTCGACGGAGATCACCGAGCGGCACCGGCACCGCTACGAGGTGGCCAACGCCTACCGCGAGCGCCTCGGCGAGGCCGGCCTGGTGTTCAGCGGCACCTCGCCCGACGGGCTGCTGGTCGAGTTCGCCGAGCTGCCGCGCGAGGTGCACCCGTTCTTCGTGGGCACCCAGGCCCACCCGGAGCTCAAGAGCCGCCCCACCCGGCCGCACCCGCTGTTCGCCGCGTTCGTGCAGGCCGCGATCGAGCGGCAGGAGTCCGCGCGGCTGCCCGTGCCGGTCGACGTCGACGCCGAGGCCGAGAAGGTCGGGATCTGA
- the steA gene encoding putative cytokinetic ring protein SteA, which yields MSGTVRLDRRTKNLTKRLRPGDIAVIDHVDIDRVSADSLVSAGVGAVVNVAPSISGRYPNLGPEILTTAGIPLVDGVGKDVFGALKEGAQVRVEGNRLFTADGQVVAEGTEQTPDSVAAAMTEAKAGLSTQLEAFATNTMEYMKRERALLLDGVGVPDVATPIEGRHVLVVVRGYDYKEDLQALRSYIRDYRPVLVGVDGGADALVEAGYSPDMIIGDMDSVSDHVLKSGAEVVVHAYADGRAPGLKRVQDLGVDAITFPAAATSEDIAMLLADEKGAKLIVAVGTHATLVEFLDKGRGGMASTFLTRLRLGGKLVDAKGVSRLYRSRISGVALVVLVLAALLAIMAAVAVTTAGRIYLDLLVDQWDSFVFWLENLFS from the coding sequence GTGAGCGGCACCGTCCGGCTGGACCGTCGCACCAAGAACCTCACCAAGCGCCTGCGGCCCGGCGACATCGCCGTCATCGACCACGTCGACATCGACCGGGTCAGCGCCGACTCGCTGGTCTCCGCCGGCGTCGGCGCCGTGGTCAACGTCGCGCCGAGCATCTCCGGCCGCTATCCCAACCTCGGTCCGGAGATCCTCACCACCGCGGGCATCCCGCTGGTCGACGGCGTCGGCAAGGACGTGTTCGGCGCCCTCAAGGAGGGCGCGCAGGTCCGCGTCGAGGGCAACCGGCTGTTCACCGCCGACGGTCAGGTCGTCGCCGAGGGCACCGAGCAGACGCCGGACTCCGTCGCCGCCGCGATGACCGAGGCCAAGGCCGGCCTGTCCACGCAGTTGGAGGCCTTCGCCACCAACACGATGGAGTACATGAAGCGCGAGCGCGCGCTGCTGCTCGACGGCGTGGGCGTGCCCGACGTCGCCACGCCGATCGAGGGCCGGCACGTGCTGGTCGTCGTCCGCGGCTACGACTACAAGGAGGACCTGCAGGCGCTGCGGTCCTACATCCGCGACTACCGGCCCGTGCTCGTCGGCGTCGACGGCGGGGCGGACGCGCTGGTCGAGGCCGGCTACTCGCCCGACATGATCATCGGCGACATGGACTCGGTCAGCGACCACGTCCTCAAGAGCGGTGCCGAGGTCGTCGTGCACGCCTACGCCGACGGCCGCGCGCCCGGGCTCAAGCGGGTCCAGGACCTCGGCGTGGACGCCATCACCTTCCCCGCCGCGGCCACCAGCGAGGACATCGCGATGCTGCTGGCCGACGAGAAGGGCGCCAAGCTCATCGTCGCCGTCGGCACGCACGCCACGCTGGTGGAGTTCCTCGACAAGGGCCGCGGCGGCATGGCCTCGACGTTCCTCACCCGGCTGCGGCTGGGCGGCAAGCTGGTCGACGCCAAGGGCGTGAGCCGGCTCTACCGCAGCCGCATCTCCGGCGTCGCGCTGGTCGTGCTGGTCCTCGCCGCGCTGCTGGCGATCATGGCCGCCGTGGCCGTGACCACCGCCGGGCGCATCTACCTCGACCTGCTGGTCGACCAATGGGACAGCTTCGTGTTCTGGCTGGAGAACCTCTTCTCGTGA
- a CDS encoding NUDIX domain-containing protein produces MSEPAADGDYRVLGTETVYEGRVITLVRDTVAMPGGGDSVREVVRHPGAVAVVALTDDGDVVLLRQYRHPVGGYLWELPAGLRDADGEAPLLTAQRELAEEVRMAAERWSLLTTTYSTPGFCDEQVLVYLAEGLSDVDRPEGFTVEHEELDMTVETVPLAEAVQRVFDGAIRNSAAVVGLLAAAQHRASGTRLRPVDAT; encoded by the coding sequence ATGAGCGAGCCGGCCGCCGACGGCGACTACCGGGTGCTGGGCACCGAGACCGTCTACGAGGGCCGGGTCATCACCCTGGTCCGCGACACCGTGGCCATGCCCGGGGGCGGCGACAGCGTCCGCGAGGTGGTCCGCCACCCGGGCGCGGTCGCCGTCGTCGCCCTGACCGACGACGGCGACGTCGTCCTGCTGCGGCAGTACCGGCACCCGGTCGGCGGGTACCTCTGGGAGCTGCCCGCCGGCCTGCGCGACGCCGACGGCGAGGCGCCGCTGCTCACCGCGCAGCGCGAGCTGGCCGAGGAGGTGCGCATGGCCGCGGAGCGCTGGTCGCTGCTCACCACCACCTACAGCACGCCGGGCTTCTGCGACGAGCAGGTGCTGGTCTACCTGGCCGAGGGGCTGTCCGACGTCGACCGGCCCGAGGGCTTCACCGTCGAGCACGAGGAGCTCGACATGACGGTGGAGACGGTGCCGCTGGCCGAGGCGGTGCAGCGGGTGTTCGACGGCGCGATCCGCAACTCCGCCGCCGTCGTCGGCCTGCTCGCCGCCGCCCAGCACCGCGCGTCGGGCACGCGGCTGCGCCCCGTCGACGCCACCTGA
- the murJ gene encoding murein biosynthesis integral membrane protein MurJ, whose protein sequence is MSPGGPAATGTAPGRRRQIAQGVAGAAALIAVLTVLARLAGFGRTLVFTNAVGAGSTGDTYTAANTVPNIVFEVVAGGALASLVVPMLAGGIATGDREQVRRTASALLGWTLLLLVPLAALVAVLAGPIARLLLGGGTDAEVALAARFLLVFAPQVVLYGIGVVLTGVLQAHRRFAGPAIAPLVSSVVVAASYALFAVLGGAGSVQRLSAPAELVLGVGTTLGVAALACSLVLPVRRLRLGLRPSLRFPVGAAPRVRRLAVAGVLTLAGQQLVAAVAIRLANDGAPDGTQVVYTAGLTLFLVPWAAVAVPLATSAYPLLAERADTGDEAGYRRALAPVTVLVVVATLAAAAVLVAVAGPMARVFLVTGSADDVAALRDTILAFAPGLAGYGLVAVLTRALYARGLWKAPTACVLGGWLLAVAADVVLAAALPAADRAPALAAGHSLGVTVAGLALLAVTARVTGSAGLAGLARCGLPALLAAVLGAAAGLLVARALDADPVPTGSLPATVGSGLLAAAAVTVVAAAVMMGTARRPLTAAVRALRTPGRTEVDGG, encoded by the coding sequence ATGAGCCCGGGAGGGCCGGCGGCCACCGGGACCGCGCCGGGACGCCGCCGCCAGATCGCCCAGGGCGTGGCCGGCGCCGCGGCGCTGATCGCCGTCCTCACCGTGCTGGCCCGGCTGGCCGGCTTCGGCCGCACGCTGGTGTTCACCAACGCCGTCGGCGCCGGCAGCACCGGCGACACCTACACCGCCGCCAACACCGTCCCGAACATCGTCTTCGAGGTGGTCGCCGGCGGGGCGCTGGCCTCGCTGGTGGTGCCGATGCTGGCCGGGGGCATCGCCACCGGCGACCGCGAGCAGGTCCGCCGCACCGCCTCGGCGCTGCTGGGCTGGACGCTGCTGCTGCTGGTCCCGCTGGCCGCGCTGGTCGCCGTCCTCGCCGGGCCGATCGCCCGGCTGCTGCTGGGCGGTGGCACCGACGCCGAGGTCGCGCTGGCCGCCCGCTTCCTGCTCGTGTTCGCCCCGCAGGTCGTCCTCTACGGCATCGGTGTCGTGCTCACCGGCGTCCTGCAGGCCCACCGCCGCTTCGCCGGGCCGGCGATCGCGCCGCTGGTGTCCAGCGTCGTGGTCGCCGCGTCCTACGCGCTGTTCGCGGTCCTCGGTGGCGCCGGCTCGGTGCAGCGGCTCTCGGCGCCGGCCGAGCTGGTGCTGGGGGTGGGGACGACGCTCGGCGTGGCGGCGCTGGCGTGCTCGCTGGTGCTGCCGGTGCGCCGGCTGCGGCTGGGCCTGCGGCCGTCGCTGCGCTTCCCGGTCGGTGCCGCGCCGCGGGTGCGCCGGCTGGCCGTCGCGGGGGTGCTCACGCTGGCCGGCCAGCAGCTGGTGGCCGCGGTCGCCATCCGGCTGGCCAACGACGGCGCCCCCGACGGCACCCAGGTCGTCTACACCGCCGGGCTCACGCTGTTCCTGGTGCCGTGGGCCGCCGTCGCCGTGCCGCTGGCCACCTCGGCCTACCCGCTGCTGGCCGAGCGGGCCGACACCGGCGACGAGGCGGGCTACCGGCGGGCCCTGGCGCCGGTGACCGTGCTGGTGGTCGTCGCCACGCTCGCGGCGGCGGCCGTGCTCGTGGCCGTCGCCGGGCCCATGGCGCGCGTCTTCCTGGTCACCGGCAGCGCCGACGACGTCGCCGCGCTGCGCGACACCATCCTCGCCTTCGCGCCCGGGCTGGCCGGCTACGGGCTGGTCGCCGTCCTCACCCGGGCCCTGTACGCCCGCGGGCTGTGGAAGGCCCCGACGGCGTGCGTGCTCGGCGGCTGGCTGCTGGCCGTCGCCGCCGACGTCGTGCTCGCGGCGGCGCTGCCGGCGGCCGACCGGGCGCCGGCCCTGGCCGCCGGGCACAGCCTCGGCGTGACCGTCGCCGGCCTCGCGCTGCTGGCCGTGACCGCGCGGGTGACGGGGTCCGCGGGGCTGGCCGGGCTGGCCCGCTGCGGGCTGCCGGCGCTGCTCGCCGCGGTCCTCGGCGCCGCCGCCGGCCTGCTCGTGGCCCGGGCGCTGGACGCCGACCCGGTGCCCACCGGGTCGCTTCCCGCGACGGTGGGCAGCGGGCTGCTCGCCGCGGCGGCCGTGACCGTCGTGGCCGCGGCGGTCATGATGGGGACGGCGCGCCGGCCGCTGACCGCGGCGGTGCGCGCCCTGCGCACGCCCGGCCGGACGGAGGTGGACGGTGGCTGA